A portion of the Paenibacillus marchantiae genome contains these proteins:
- a CDS encoding aldose 1-epimerase, which produces MTQQNAAFEEQFGGIPAVWLRFNQFEAAVIPSVGANLVAFRDTEQGFRYLREPDQEHMDEFMAAPAVYGIPILSPPNRYEDGRFPWNGEVYQLPINEQATGNHLHGFLHDAEWKVEGYGSNELESYVLLSQEVKEGHVFYKYLPFTFTVTLRYSLSSLGLQQQLNVRNNGKERMPNLFAFHTAISVPFAPESHTSDYTAKITIGQRRELNERSLPTGQFQPLTPEEEQLKGEGVSPFFAAMDNHYTAEPQNGRNYMELTDHRTGDKLVYDVGTSYKHWMIWNNNMTGGFFCPEPQMNLVNAPNVQGIPAEEIGLIGLEPGELFEQTSRLYPIKPQK; this is translated from the coding sequence ATGACACAGCAAAACGCAGCTTTCGAAGAACAATTTGGAGGTATACCAGCCGTCTGGCTTCGTTTTAATCAATTCGAAGCAGCTGTTATTCCGAGCGTGGGTGCCAACCTTGTTGCTTTCCGTGATACAGAGCAGGGATTCCGTTATTTGCGTGAGCCAGACCAGGAACATATGGACGAGTTTATGGCAGCACCTGCCGTTTACGGTATACCGATTCTTTCTCCACCAAATCGCTATGAGGATGGTCGATTCCCTTGGAACGGCGAAGTCTATCAACTACCTATAAACGAACAAGCTACAGGTAACCATCTGCATGGATTTCTGCATGATGCCGAGTGGAAGGTTGAGGGCTACGGATCTAACGAGCTGGAGAGTTATGTTTTGCTAAGTCAGGAAGTGAAAGAAGGACATGTGTTCTACAAATACCTGCCATTCACCTTTACAGTGACACTCCGTTATTCGCTGAGTAGTCTGGGACTTCAGCAGCAATTGAATGTCCGCAATAACGGGAAGGAACGTATGCCGAATTTGTTCGCATTCCATACAGCCATTAGCGTACCTTTTGCACCGGAAAGCCATACATCCGATTACACGGCCAAAATAACGATTGGTCAGCGTCGTGAATTAAATGAACGTTCTTTGCCTACGGGACAATTTCAACCGCTTACACCAGAGGAAGAGCAATTAAAGGGTGAGGGTGTTAGTCCGTTTTTTGCAGCCATGGACAACCATTACACTGCAGAACCGCAGAATGGGCGAAACTATATGGAGCTTACCGATCATCGTACCGGTGACAAGTTGGTATACGATGTAGGCACGTCATACAAGCACTGGATGATCTGGAATAACAATATGACTGGCGGATTCTTCTGTCCTGAGCCACAGATGAACCTGGTTAATGCCCCGAATGTACAAGGCATTCCTGCTGAAGAGATCGGTCTGATTGGTCTTGAGCCGGGCGAATTATTTGAGCAAACCAGCCGTCTTTATCCGATTAAACCGCAAAAATAA
- a CDS encoding RNA polymerase sigma factor, translating into MANRLQLLLASDFHNLGPQLQEEVYYEYYNMVHGLIVYIIKERAAAEDIIQEAFIKIIKNKPLFDNEVKLKAWLKVVTRNTAINYLRKNKNNRNQLDTDSVFIDMETINQTAASVESTVETQMMQESIEFYLEQLKPEYRVLVELRWKEGLSYREMADLLDTSEEIVKQRLFRARGSIKKKLHKEWGGSIEQRQVR; encoded by the coding sequence ATGGCCAATCGGCTCCAATTACTCTTAGCCTCAGATTTCCATAATTTGGGCCCTCAGCTTCAAGAAGAAGTGTACTACGAATACTATAATATGGTACATGGTCTCATCGTTTACATCATCAAAGAACGTGCTGCAGCAGAAGATATCATTCAGGAAGCTTTTATCAAAATCATTAAAAACAAACCTCTCTTTGACAACGAAGTCAAGCTGAAAGCCTGGCTGAAGGTTGTCACACGGAATACCGCCATTAATTATCTGAGAAAAAATAAAAATAACCGTAACCAACTGGATACGGATAGTGTTTTTATAGATATGGAGACAATTAATCAGACGGCAGCTTCCGTGGAGAGCACGGTGGAGACTCAAATGATGCAGGAATCCATCGAGTTCTATCTGGAACAGCTTAAGCCGGAATACCGTGTACTCGTGGAGCTGCGCTGGAAAGAGGGTCTTTCCTATCGGGAAATGGCCGATCTGCTTGATACATCCGAAGAAATTGTGAAGCAACGTTTGTTCAGAGCCCGCGGAAGTATCAAGAAGAAATTACATAAGGAATGGGGTGGAAGCATTGAGCAAAGGCAAGTCCGATAA
- the opp4C gene encoding oligopeptide ABC transporter permease yields MTISSSSVTRNAAEAALPLKVPTKSSLWKLSLRRLLKNKLAVGGFIVVLLMFVACFIGPLFSPYTDNKINMAAMKQGPGIHHWLGTDALGRDVLTRVLMAGRISLTVGLASMVLSVFIGSLLGAIAGYYRGIVDQVIMRIADLLLTIPGLPLLFIFGALLSDWKVPPDSRMYIVMLMLSFVNWPGMARMVRGQMLSLREREFMQAAVVLGLRDRRKLFHHLLPNIVPLLIVMATLNIGGSILSESVLSFFGLGVMPPTPTWGNMIDAANNMIDFQQHPWLWIPPGLSIFVTVIAINIFGDGLRDVLDPKQKRR; encoded by the coding sequence ATGACAATCTCTTCATCGTCTGTAACGAGAAATGCCGCAGAAGCTGCCTTACCTTTAAAGGTTCCTACCAAGTCTTCTTTATGGAAATTGTCGCTCCGAAGACTGCTCAAGAACAAACTTGCCGTTGGCGGATTCATCGTGGTTTTGTTGATGTTTGTGGCTTGTTTCATTGGACCGCTGTTCTCACCTTATACCGATAACAAGATCAATATGGCGGCGATGAAACAAGGTCCAGGCATTCATCATTGGCTTGGTACAGATGCGCTTGGTAGGGATGTGCTTACCCGTGTGCTGATGGCTGGTCGTATCTCGCTCACTGTTGGTTTGGCTTCCATGGTTCTATCCGTATTTATCGGCTCCTTGCTTGGAGCCATCGCCGGATATTATCGTGGCATTGTTGATCAGGTCATTATGCGGATTGCCGACTTGCTGCTTACGATTCCGGGATTGCCGCTGCTGTTCATTTTCGGCGCGTTGTTATCGGATTGGAAAGTTCCGCCGGATTCCAGAATGTATATCGTCATGTTGATGCTCAGCTTTGTCAATTGGCCCGGTATGGCCCGAATGGTACGGGGACAGATGTTAAGCTTGCGAGAACGTGAGTTCATGCAGGCTGCTGTTGTTCTTGGCTTGCGTGACCGTCGCAAACTGTTTCACCATCTTCTACCCAATATTGTCCCGCTTCTCATCGTCATGGCGACTCTGAATATCGGAGGGTCCATTCTCAGCGAATCGGTACTTAGCTTTTTTGGACTGGGTGTCATGCCGCCAACGCCTACATGGGGCAATATGATCGATGCGGCCAACAACATGATTGATTTTCAACAGCATCCGTGGTTATGGATTCCGCCAGGGCTGTCCATTTTCGTGACCGTTATTGCGATTAACATTTTTGGTGATGGTCTTCGAGACGTATTAGATCCCAAACAGAAGAGAAGGTGA
- a CDS encoding ABC transporter permease, with translation MSTYIVKRMTYMVLILLAASVLIFSLYALTPGDYISSNIKLSPERKAELRELYGLDKPVIERYLIWMKNAVHGDFGYSLAQQKPVLSLFNEYIWNSFLLAAVTTFLTWFIAVIIGVIAAYKQYSWFDTFVMIGIFAAMSVPSFFIGLFLIKLLAVDLKWLPPGGMMTTGSNATGLAYVKEVIQHMTLPVIVMTLLGVGSLTRYFRSNMIDVIKQDYIRTARAKGLKESKVLYTHALRNALLPAITLIGFELPSLFGGSLIIEKIFSWPGIGQLYMQSFSLRDYPLLMGFTMFIAILTVIGTLLSDVLYHIADPRVRLQ, from the coding sequence ATGAGCACTTACATTGTGAAACGGATGACATACATGGTTCTTATTTTGCTGGCCGCTTCCGTTCTGATTTTCAGCCTGTATGCACTTACTCCTGGAGATTACATCTCCAGCAACATTAAGCTGAGTCCTGAGCGCAAGGCCGAACTGCGCGAATTATACGGACTGGACAAGCCCGTTATCGAACGGTATCTCATCTGGATGAAAAATGCTGTACACGGGGACTTCGGATATTCATTGGCACAACAAAAGCCAGTGCTCTCGCTGTTCAACGAATATATCTGGAATTCATTTCTGTTAGCTGCGGTGACTACGTTCCTGACCTGGTTTATCGCGGTTATTATCGGTGTGATCGCTGCCTATAAGCAGTACTCGTGGTTCGATACCTTCGTGATGATAGGCATATTTGCAGCCATGTCCGTGCCATCCTTCTTTATCGGATTGTTTTTGATTAAACTGCTGGCGGTTGACTTAAAATGGTTGCCTCCAGGCGGCATGATGACTACAGGAAGTAATGCCACCGGTCTGGCCTATGTCAAAGAGGTGATTCAGCACATGACCTTGCCTGTAATTGTCATGACCCTGCTTGGGGTAGGCTCACTTACCCGTTACTTCCGCAGCAACATGATTGATGTGATCAAGCAGGATTATATTCGAACAGCGCGAGCCAAGGGTTTAAAAGAAAGCAAAGTGTTGTATACCCATGCCTTGCGCAATGCTCTTTTACCTGCAATTACACTGATTGGATTCGAGCTGCCGTCCTTATTCGGCGGTTCACTGATTATTGAGAAAATATTCAGCTGGCCCGGTATCGGCCAGTTATATATGCAGTCCTTCTCACTGCGTGATTATCCGCTGCTGATGGGCTTTACCATGTTTATCGCCATCCTGACCGTCATTGGAACGCTACTGTCTGATGTGCTCTATCACATCGCAGATCCGCGTGTCCGTTTGCAATAG
- a CDS encoding aminopeptidase: MLSFEQKLDRYAELAVKVGANVQPGQIFVISAMIDTAEFVRLLVRKGYEAGAKKVIVKYGDETVNRLRFEMAPEDSFQDAPKWHAAELEELAANNAAFLTILSSSPDLLKGIDPERISTHQRTYGQAMSKYRQYQQADKMSWTGVACPSPDWAAKVFPDLPPAEQMKQLWEAIFAAVRADLQDPVAAWEQHIERLEHKAVALNSKKYKTLHFVSSGTDLTVDLPEGHIWAQAGSINEQGTRFVANIPTEEVFTAPAKYGVNGKVSSTKPLSYGGSIIDRFSLTFENGRIIDFHAEEGQDTLERLIKMDEGSHYLGEVALVPFHSPISESGILYYTTLYDENASCHLAIGSSYAFNIDGGKTMSTEELAARGMNSSITHVDFMMGSPETNIYGVTANGEREAIFLNGDWAF, translated from the coding sequence ATGTTGAGTTTTGAACAAAAACTGGATCGTTATGCTGAACTGGCTGTAAAAGTTGGAGCCAACGTTCAGCCCGGACAAATCTTCGTTATCAGCGCGATGATTGATACAGCTGAATTCGTGCGTTTGTTGGTGCGTAAAGGCTACGAGGCCGGAGCAAAGAAAGTCATCGTCAAATATGGAGACGAAACTGTCAATCGGCTGCGGTTTGAAATGGCGCCTGAGGACTCTTTCCAAGATGCACCGAAATGGCATGCCGCTGAACTTGAGGAGCTGGCAGCGAACAATGCTGCGTTCTTGACCATATTGTCATCCAGCCCAGACCTGCTAAAAGGCATCGATCCAGAACGCATTTCCACCCATCAGCGTACATACGGACAGGCGATGTCCAAATACCGTCAGTATCAGCAGGCGGACAAAATGAGCTGGACAGGAGTAGCCTGTCCTTCGCCGGATTGGGCCGCCAAAGTCTTCCCTGACCTTCCCCCTGCCGAGCAGATGAAACAGCTCTGGGAAGCCATTTTTGCTGCTGTAAGAGCTGATCTCCAAGATCCTGTAGCGGCTTGGGAGCAGCATATTGAGCGTTTGGAGCACAAAGCAGTTGCCCTAAATAGCAAAAAATATAAAACGCTACATTTTGTTTCTTCAGGAACCGACCTTACCGTTGATCTTCCTGAAGGGCACATTTGGGCGCAGGCTGGCAGCATTAACGAACAAGGTACTCGTTTTGTAGCCAACATTCCGACAGAGGAAGTATTCACCGCGCCGGCTAAATATGGGGTAAACGGCAAAGTGTCCAGTACCAAACCACTCAGTTATGGCGGAAGTATCATTGATCGCTTCTCCCTTACATTTGAGAACGGACGCATCATTGATTTCCACGCCGAAGAAGGTCAAGATACCCTTGAAAGACTCATTAAAATGGATGAAGGTTCGCATTATCTCGGCGAAGTCGCTTTGGTGCCCTTCCATTCTCCAATCTCGGAAAGCGGTATACTCTATTACACAACGCTATATGATGAGAATGCATCATGTCACCTCGCTATCGGCAGTTCATATGCTTTCAATATCGATGGTGGCAAAACCATGTCAACCGAAGAGCTTGCAGCTCGCGGTATGAACTCCAGTATTACACATGTGGACTTCATGATGGGATCGCCGGAAACGAACATTTACGGTGTTACAGCGAATGGCGAGCGTGAAGCCATCTTCCTGAACGGCGATTGGGCTTTCTAA
- a CDS encoding aminopeptidase has product MNNFETNLQQYAELAVKVGVNVHPGQTLVVNAPISAAHFVRLIVKAAYGTGAKLVKVNWSDEVITRLHYDLAPEESFSIEPKWFAGEMTELVEEGAAILHVIAENPDLLAGVPQERIVTSQKVRGKAMEKYRSYQMADKFSWSIVAVPSPEWAAKVFPDLPAEQQIDKLWDVIFKTVRIGEQDAVAEWKTHLLNLDSRADLLNEKKYKKLHYTAPGTDLTIELPEGHLWVSGGSINEQGHVFVANMPTEEVFTAPLKTGVNGTVRSTKPLSYGGNLIDGFSITFENGRIVDYTAEQGLDSLKSLIEMDEGAHYLGEVALVPHQSPISDTNILFYNTLFDENASNHLAIGNAYAFCLEGGKTMSKDELISHGMNSSLTHVDFMIGSGEMNIHGVTSEGSEEPIFLQGNWAF; this is encoded by the coding sequence ATGAACAATTTTGAAACGAATTTACAACAATATGCCGAACTGGCAGTCAAAGTGGGTGTCAATGTCCATCCTGGGCAGACGCTCGTCGTAAACGCACCCATTTCCGCAGCACATTTTGTGCGCCTGATCGTCAAAGCCGCTTATGGCACAGGTGCCAAGTTGGTCAAAGTAAACTGGAGTGATGAGGTAATTACACGTCTTCACTATGATCTCGCACCAGAGGAATCCTTCTCCATTGAACCAAAATGGTTTGCAGGGGAAATGACTGAACTCGTAGAAGAAGGTGCCGCCATTCTGCATGTTATTGCAGAAAATCCGGACCTGCTTGCCGGTGTTCCTCAAGAACGCATCGTGACTAGTCAGAAAGTTCGCGGTAAAGCGATGGAGAAATATCGTTCCTATCAGATGGCAGACAAATTCAGCTGGTCCATTGTGGCAGTTCCTTCCCCTGAGTGGGCAGCCAAAGTATTCCCTGATCTTCCGGCTGAGCAGCAAATTGATAAGTTGTGGGATGTCATCTTCAAAACCGTTCGCATTGGTGAGCAGGATGCTGTCGCTGAATGGAAAACACATTTGCTGAATCTCGACTCCCGTGCTGATCTGCTTAACGAGAAGAAATACAAAAAACTTCACTATACTGCCCCTGGCACAGACTTGACGATCGAGCTTCCTGAAGGTCATCTGTGGGTATCCGGTGGAAGCATTAATGAGCAGGGACACGTCTTCGTTGCCAATATGCCTACAGAGGAAGTGTTCACCGCTCCACTGAAAACCGGAGTTAACGGTACAGTTCGCAGCACTAAGCCACTGAGTTATGGTGGCAATCTGATCGACGGCTTCTCCATCACTTTCGAAAATGGTCGAATTGTCGATTATACTGCTGAACAAGGACTTGATTCATTGAAAAGCTTGATTGAAATGGATGAAGGCGCACATTATCTGGGCGAGGTAGCTCTCGTTCCACATCAATCGCCAATTTCGGATACGAATATTTTGTTCTACAACACCCTCTTTGATGAAAATGCATCCAACCATCTGGCTATCGGTAACGCCTATGCCTTCTGTCTGGAAGGCGGCAAAACGATGTCCAAGGATGAATTGATCAGCCATGGCATGAACTCCAGTCTCACTCATGTGGATTTCATGATTGGATCAGGAGAAATGAACATTCACGGTGTCACTTCCGAAGGTAGCGAAGAGCCAATCTTCCTGCAAGGCAACTGGGCTTTCTAA
- a CDS encoding ABC transporter ATP-binding protein, translating into MSEPLLEIEHLKTYFPVRKGLLNRTVAHVKAVDDISITIHEGETFGLVGESGSGKSTVGRTIVRLTEKTEGQIRFQGVDLHQLSMQEVRKIRPQLQLIFQDPYSSLNPRIRIGDAIGEAVLDHGLATASEVRDLVKEVLGACGLSSYHIDRFPHEFSGGQRQRIGIARALILNPKLIIADEPVSALDVSIQAQIINLFRRLQQERGLAYLFISHDLSVVEHLCDRIGVMYLGSMVETASRDELFGNPLHPYTKALLSAVPVPIPKLKRERIVLKGDIPSPVNPPTGCKFHTRCPWAEDICKQQIPAYRNVGADHFVACHLV; encoded by the coding sequence ATGTCTGAACCTCTATTGGAAATTGAACATCTCAAAACCTATTTTCCAGTGCGCAAAGGCTTATTGAATCGTACAGTAGCCCATGTGAAAGCAGTCGATGATATCAGCATCACAATCCATGAAGGCGAGACGTTTGGATTAGTGGGTGAATCCGGAAGTGGCAAGAGCACCGTTGGAAGAACGATCGTGCGATTAACGGAAAAAACGGAAGGACAGATTCGTTTTCAAGGTGTTGACTTGCATCAGTTATCAATGCAGGAAGTGCGGAAGATCCGTCCGCAGCTTCAACTTATTTTCCAGGATCCCTACAGTTCACTGAACCCGCGCATTCGCATTGGTGATGCGATCGGGGAGGCTGTATTGGATCACGGGTTGGCTACCGCAAGCGAGGTTCGTGATCTCGTCAAGGAGGTACTCGGAGCCTGCGGATTGTCATCTTATCATATTGATCGTTTTCCCCATGAGTTCTCTGGTGGTCAGCGACAGCGGATTGGGATTGCGCGAGCTTTGATCTTAAATCCGAAACTGATTATCGCAGATGAACCGGTATCAGCACTGGACGTGTCTATTCAGGCTCAGATTATCAACCTGTTCAGACGACTTCAGCAAGAGCGTGGCCTTGCTTACTTGTTTATTTCGCATGATCTGAGTGTGGTGGAACATCTGTGTGACCGCATTGGAGTGATGTATCTGGGCTCCATGGTCGAGACGGCCTCCAGAGATGAGTTATTCGGCAATCCACTGCATCCGTATACGAAAGCGCTGCTATCAGCTGTACCTGTGCCGATTCCCAAATTGAAACGGGAACGAATTGTGCTTAAAGGGGATATCCCCAGTCCGGTGAATCCACCAACTGGATGCAAGTTCCATACACGTTGTCCATGGGCAGAAGATATCTGCAAGCAGCAAATTCCAGCGTATCGGAACGTTGGAGCGGATCATTTTGTAGCCTGTCATTTGGTCTGA
- the fumC gene encoding class II fumarate hydratase, whose translation MEYRIERDTLGEMKVPADRLWGAQTQRSKENFPIGREHMPMEVVRALAILKKSAAASNHKLGKLSAAKSDAIAYAADEIIAGRIDDHFPLVVWQTGSGTQSNMNVNEVIANLGNQLLEQKGKEERLHPNDDVNMSQSSNDTFPTALHVAGVLAVEDQLLPAIAVLKATFADKSEKFKDIIKIGRTHLQDATPITLGQEISGWEAMLDKSERMIRDSVNYMKELAIGGTAVGTGINAHPDFGDYTAKEIGKHTGKDFVSAPNKFHALTSHDEVVYAHGAVKALAADLMKIANDVRWLASGPRSGLGEIRIPENEPGSSIMPGKVNPTQSEAMTMVVTQVMGNDAAIGFAASQGNFELNVFKPVIIYNFLQSVQLLADSIVAFNDKCAVGIEPNLSQIEHNLNNSLMLVTALNPHIGYENAAKIAKLAHKEGLSLKEATLQTGLLTEEQFDQYVDPAKMIAPKA comes from the coding sequence GTGGAATACCGCATTGAGAGAGATACGTTAGGTGAAATGAAAGTACCAGCCGACAGGCTGTGGGGAGCTCAAACGCAGCGCAGCAAGGAGAACTTTCCGATTGGTCGCGAGCATATGCCGATGGAAGTTGTACGTGCTCTTGCCATATTGAAAAAAAGCGCTGCTGCCAGTAACCATAAATTAGGTAAATTGTCCGCTGCCAAATCGGATGCAATCGCTTATGCCGCTGATGAAATTATTGCAGGCCGAATTGATGATCATTTCCCGCTCGTGGTATGGCAGACGGGTAGCGGAACACAGTCCAACATGAACGTAAACGAGGTCATTGCCAATCTGGGTAACCAGCTGCTGGAACAAAAGGGCAAGGAAGAACGTCTGCATCCGAATGATGATGTGAACATGTCCCAGAGCTCCAATGATACATTCCCAACGGCTCTGCATGTTGCAGGTGTACTTGCTGTTGAAGATCAGCTCTTGCCGGCAATCGCGGTGCTGAAAGCCACTTTTGCAGACAAATCGGAAAAATTCAAAGATATTATCAAAATTGGACGTACTCATCTTCAGGATGCAACGCCAATTACACTCGGTCAGGAGATCAGCGGCTGGGAAGCGATGCTCGATAAGAGTGAACGCATGATCCGGGATAGTGTTAATTATATGAAAGAACTCGCAATTGGTGGTACAGCTGTGGGAACCGGAATTAATGCACATCCTGACTTTGGTGATTATACAGCCAAAGAAATTGGCAAGCATACCGGCAAGGATTTTGTATCCGCTCCAAACAAATTCCATGCGCTTACAAGTCATGATGAAGTGGTCTACGCTCACGGTGCAGTTAAAGCGCTTGCAGCTGACTTAATGAAAATTGCCAATGATGTTCGCTGGCTGGCTAGTGGCCCACGAAGTGGTCTGGGAGAGATTCGTATTCCAGAGAACGAACCGGGCAGTTCCATTATGCCGGGTAAAGTGAATCCAACCCAGAGCGAAGCGATGACCATGGTGGTTACGCAAGTGATGGGGAACGATGCGGCGATTGGCTTCGCGGCAAGTCAGGGTAACTTCGAGTTGAATGTGTTCAAACCGGTTATTATCTATAACTTCCTGCAATCTGTTCAGCTTCTCGCTGATTCCATCGTTGCATTCAATGATAAGTGTGCGGTGGGTATTGAGCCTAACCTCAGTCAGATAGAACATAATCTGAATAATTCGCTTATGCTGGTTACTGCTCTTAATCCGCACATCGGTTATGAGAATGCAGCCAAAATTGCCAAGCTTGCGCATAAGGAAGGACTGTCTCTGAAAGAAGCCACTTTGCAGACAGGTCTGCTTACGGAAGAGCAATTCGATCAGTATGTTGATCCAGCGAAAATGATTGCTCCGAAAGCCTAA
- a CDS encoding ABC transporter ATP-binding protein, which yields MQNMIEIEQLETHFYSEEGNVKAVDGVSLNVREGETVCIVGESGCGKSVTAMSIMGLIEEPAGKVVGGVIRFDGRDLLRESKSSLRAIRGNDISMIFQEPMSSLNPVLKIGEQLMEPLIVHLKMSKKKARARAVELIAEVGISRPEQIANSYPHELSGGMLQRIMIAIAISCNPKLLIADEPTTALDVTIQAQILDMLQHIKSQSGTSILMITHDLGVVAEMADYVVVMYAGKVVEEGEVVQLFESPKHPYTQGLLRSKPIINQRQDELYSIPGHVPEPLSLKDSCHFADRCEHCMSICTTQMPTLKQLGPGQKAACWLYEEALSHV from the coding sequence ATGCAAAATATGATTGAAATTGAACAACTTGAAACTCATTTTTACTCGGAAGAAGGCAATGTCAAAGCCGTCGACGGCGTAAGCCTGAATGTGCGTGAAGGGGAGACGGTGTGCATCGTTGGTGAATCAGGTTGCGGCAAAAGTGTAACCGCCATGTCGATTATGGGATTGATTGAAGAACCGGCTGGCAAGGTAGTAGGAGGTGTGATCCGTTTTGATGGACGGGATCTGCTCCGTGAAAGTAAATCTTCGCTGCGTGCCATCCGGGGCAATGACATCTCCATGATTTTTCAGGAACCGATGTCCTCGTTGAATCCCGTGCTGAAGATCGGTGAGCAATTGATGGAGCCGCTGATTGTACACTTGAAAATGAGTAAAAAGAAGGCTCGTGCCAGAGCGGTGGAGCTGATTGCCGAAGTTGGTATTTCACGACCGGAACAGATTGCAAACAGCTATCCGCACGAACTGAGTGGAGGTATGCTGCAGCGCATTATGATTGCCATTGCCATCTCATGTAACCCGAAACTGTTAATCGCGGATGAACCAACCACCGCACTGGATGTGACCATTCAAGCGCAGATATTGGATATGTTACAACATATCAAGTCCCAGTCAGGAACCTCCATTCTGATGATCACGCATGACCTTGGTGTTGTAGCCGAAATGGCGGATTATGTCGTTGTAATGTATGCAGGCAAAGTGGTGGAAGAGGGGGAAGTTGTGCAATTGTTTGAGTCTCCCAAACATCCATATACCCAGGGATTGCTTCGCTCCAAGCCCATTATCAATCAAAGGCAGGACGAATTGTATTCAATACCCGGACATGTACCTGAACCACTATCCTTAAAAGATTCCTGTCATTTTGCTGATCGTTGTGAGCACTGTATGTCGATATGCACCACGCAAATGCCTACGTTGAAGCAGCTTGGGCCCGGACAGAAGGCTGCATGCTGGCTGTATGAGGAGGCATTGAGTCATGTCTGA
- a CDS encoding MBL fold metallo-hydrolase yields the protein MASDNLITAGMTGLEEVAHDILSLRTLFVNVVFIGEPGSRNWVLVDTGMASFTDQILHVATERFPGPPSAIILTHGHFDHVGTVIELEQFWGVPVYAHPLELPYLTGVKDYPPADPTVGGGLMARLSFAYPNEAINLDDRIFSLPDDHSIPGVSGWEWLHTPGHTPGHVSLFRKEDRILIAGDAIVTVKQESLWSVLLQDKQLHGPPAYFTTDWQAAHRSVQLIRRLEPIVAVTGHGHSLTGEMLRDSLERLDLDFEQTAVPDHGKYVD from the coding sequence ATGGCATCTGACAATCTGATTACAGCAGGAATGACGGGACTTGAAGAAGTCGCGCACGATATCCTCAGTCTGCGTACACTGTTCGTTAATGTTGTGTTCATCGGGGAGCCTGGAAGCAGGAACTGGGTGCTCGTGGACACTGGAATGGCCAGTTTCACTGATCAGATTCTTCATGTTGCAACTGAACGCTTTCCTGGTCCACCGTCTGCGATTATTTTGACACATGGTCATTTTGATCATGTAGGGACCGTCATCGAACTCGAACAATTCTGGGGTGTCCCGGTGTATGCACACCCACTGGAACTGCCTTATTTGACAGGTGTGAAAGATTACCCTCCGGCGGACCCTACTGTAGGTGGCGGTTTGATGGCACGGCTGTCATTTGCTTATCCTAATGAAGCTATTAATCTCGATGATCGGATATTCAGTCTGCCGGATGATCATTCAATTCCAGGTGTTTCTGGATGGGAATGGCTGCATACTCCCGGTCACACACCGGGCCATGTATCGCTATTTCGAAAAGAAGACCGTATCCTGATTGCGGGAGACGCGATCGTCACTGTAAAACAGGAATCGCTCTGGAGTGTGCTGCTTCAGGACAAACAGTTGCACGGTCCACCTGCATATTTCACGACGGATTGGCAAGCGGCTCATCGATCAGTTCAGCTTATTCGACGACTGGAGCCCATAGTTGCTGTTACCGGGCACGGTCATTCCTTAACCGGAGAAATGCTGAGAGATTCGCTGGAGCGGCTCGATCTTGATTTTGAACAGACCGCCGTCCCGGATCACGGCAAATATGTGGATTAA